A stretch of the Erpetoichthys calabaricus chromosome 3, fErpCal1.3, whole genome shotgun sequence genome encodes the following:
- the phlda3 gene encoding pleckstrin homology-like domain family A member 3: MSSQNRVLKEGFLEKRSNGLLQLWKKKRCLLTDDGLRLYDWKRSGSDSSAKAKELRFERMATVDCVEYKRGLVYFTVVMAGGQEIDFRCQQEGTPWNAEIALSLVRFKNLLAVQSGRTRHLAHLGSTGEEEAPDL, encoded by the coding sequence ATGAGCTCACAGAACAGAGTTCTGAAAGAAGGCTTTTTGGAGAAGCGGAGTAACGGACTTCTGCAGCTCTGGAAGAAGAAGCGCTGTCTGCTCACCGATGACGGCCTGAGACTCTACGACTGGAAACGGAGTGGGTCCGATTCGTCTGCCAAAGCTAAGGAGTTGCGCTTCGAGCGCATGGCCACTGTCGACTGCGTTGAGTACAAACGTGGGCTCGTCTACTTCACCGTAGTCATGGCCGGAGGGCAGGAAATCGACTTTAGGTgccagcaggaaggcaccccttgGAACGCCGAGATAGCTTTGAGCTTGGTCCGCTTTAAAAATCTGCTGGCTGTGCAGTCCGGGCGGACCCGCCACCTGGCACACCTGGGCAGCACTGGCGAGGAAGAGGCTCCCGACTTGTGA